Proteins encoded within one genomic window of Dyadobacter chenhuakuii:
- a CDS encoding M56 family metallopeptidase, with protein MSKHLNIPGHLPEAQIEAIILHELAHIKRRDYLVNLIQIFCENVFFFNPALLWLSRLIREEREHCCDDLAISVMENKTSFVHALVSFQEYNLNGSAFEMAFSKKRNHLLDRIKRIIYNNNKPLNAMEKLFVTISLITVAALSAAVSQDSLTSAPVQVQKVTASSMPAPLAAVEPLPVAVVNQDTLPKKKIEPKPANAEEGVEVTENISLNYNVDSNSNINIKSNGVSTYSINVNGKHYEMVKIKDKITTLMIDGNEIPKEDFPKYQQEINQVLDKITEEHKKAEAQRKEADKHREEADKQRAAADLQRREADEMRTQADKQRLQADEQRKQAEKNRKVAEELRYKK; from the coding sequence ATAAGTAAACACTTAAACATCCCTGGTCACCTGCCGGAAGCGCAGATCGAGGCCATTATTTTGCATGAGCTGGCACACATTAAAAGACGCGATTACCTCGTGAATCTGATCCAGATTTTTTGTGAGAATGTGTTTTTCTTCAATCCCGCATTGCTATGGTTATCACGATTGATCCGCGAGGAAAGAGAACATTGCTGCGACGATCTGGCGATATCTGTGATGGAAAACAAGACCTCATTTGTCCACGCACTGGTTTCGTTTCAGGAGTATAATTTAAACGGATCGGCATTTGAAATGGCATTTTCTAAAAAACGCAATCACCTGCTGGACAGGATTAAACGAATTATTTATAACAACAATAAACCGCTAAACGCCATGGAAAAATTATTTGTTACAATCAGTTTAATCACCGTTGCCGCTTTGTCAGCTGCTGTTTCGCAGGACTCACTGACGTCTGCTCCTGTGCAGGTTCAAAAAGTAACCGCAAGCTCCATGCCTGCGCCTCTTGCTGCCGTTGAGCCGCTACCGGTTGCAGTCGTAAATCAGGACACTTTACCTAAAAAGAAAATAGAACCGAAACCGGCGAACGCGGAAGAAGGAGTTGAAGTGACCGAAAATATTTCGCTGAACTATAATGTCGATTCCAATTCAAATATTAACATAAAAAGCAATGGTGTAAGCACTTACAGCATTAATGTGAATGGGAAGCATTATGAAATGGTAAAGATCAAAGACAAAATCACAACGTTAATGATCGATGGAAATGAAATTCCAAAGGAAGACTTCCCGAAGTATCAGCAGGAGATTAACCAGGTGCTGGATAAGATAACAGAAGAGCATAAAAAAGCCGAGGCCCAAAGGAAAGAAGCGGATAAGCATCGCGAAGAAGCAGACAAGCAACGCGCAGCAGCTGACCTGCAACGCCGGGAGGCAGACGAGATGCGGACGCAAGCTGATAAGCAACGCTTACAGGCAGACGAACAAAGAAAACAAGCAGAGAAAAATCGAAAAGTTGCTGAGGAACTCCGCTATAAAAAGTAA
- a CDS encoding BlaI/MecI/CopY family transcriptional regulator encodes MEPTKSELEILQVLWEHGPSTVRFVNDKLNEEKRAVQYSSTLKLMQIMTEKGIVIRDESSMKHVYSPAEAEDKTKNALLEKFVDSMYKGSASNLVMQLFGNKNTSQEELDEIKDFLKKLDK; translated from the coding sequence ATGGAGCCCACAAAATCGGAATTGGAAATATTACAGGTGCTATGGGAGCACGGCCCTTCAACAGTGAGATTTGTGAATGACAAACTGAACGAAGAAAAGCGGGCTGTGCAGTATTCTTCCACTTTGAAGCTCATGCAGATCATGACCGAAAAAGGGATCGTGATACGGGATGAAAGCAGTATGAAGCACGTATATAGTCCCGCGGAAGCGGAGGATAAAACAAAAAATGCATTGCTGGAAAAGTTTGTGGATTCGATGTACAAAGGCTCGGCCTCGAACCTGGTTATGCAGCTTTTTGGCAATAAAAACACCTCGCAGGAGGAGCTGGATGAGATTAAAGATTTCTTGAAAAAGTTGGATAAGTAA